From a region of the Desulfovibrio desulfuricans genome:
- a CDS encoding ERF family protein: MNQYQSENITDLAKVLLNVQRTVQPVTKDAENPFTKSWYASLNSVMDACRDALIENGIWLCQYPVPVEQPNSLGLVTKLTHAESGQWQSSLAVVPLPKADPQGMGSAMTYARRYALTAMLGMVTEDDDGERAKIGRKSTLRPKLPVVAPESQKGEQRNSSTANNISAPSNRPPASLENLPPLEGVTYQQVTAQDGRPYIIATGNTQAKKELLTGSGFRWNPQRKLWWKYVDVA, from the coding sequence ATGAACCAATACCAATCAGAAAACATCACCGATTTGGCCAAAGTTCTGCTCAACGTGCAGCGAACCGTGCAACCAGTTACAAAAGATGCTGAAAATCCTTTCACCAAAAGCTGGTACGCCAGCCTTAACAGCGTCATGGACGCCTGCCGCGATGCGCTTATTGAAAACGGCATCTGGCTGTGCCAGTATCCGGTGCCGGTGGAGCAGCCCAACTCTTTGGGACTGGTTACCAAGCTGACGCATGCGGAATCTGGGCAATGGCAAAGCTCGCTGGCAGTGGTGCCTTTGCCCAAAGCCGACCCTCAAGGCATGGGTTCGGCCATGACCTACGCAAGGAGGTACGCTTTGACCGCCATGCTGGGCATGGTCACGGAAGATGACGACGGTGAGAGGGCAAAAATTGGACGCAAGTCGACATTACGCCCTAAATTGCCCGTAGTTGCCCCTGAATCGCAAAAAGGGGAACAACGCAACTCATCCACCGCAAACAACATTTCGGCCCCCTCAAATCGTCCGCCAGCAAGCCTTGAAAATCTTCCGCCGCTAGAAGGCGTCACCTACCAGCAAGTTACAGCCCAAGACGGACGTCCCTACATCATTGCCACCGGCAACACGCAGGCCAAAAAGGAACTGCTGACCGGTTCGGGCTTCCGGTGGAACCCGCAGAGAAAATTGTGGTGGAAGTATGTTGATGTCGCATAG
- the pglZ gene encoding BREX-3 system phosphatase PglZ, with protein sequence MSSWRDAILNDFVPNVSKLTLVADPDCLLTEEKLALELRGRGFDLIEFSDPVEFRYAYESKYRSIWDRGEHTDLVVVLRLQNAELESLPYDLLQAGRKLSFNLGDLFPNLSYPVIEKLDRSLLDSLFEAQRKSPPDRMGDNATKDFILRHVFGIAAELIGGEVELLRALLRLHYGKLQIPLMLAERLIQVLKGHDGFKAWPLSEIVPDDEAFFAFLQERWPLFLSRLGSAHQVREDSPEYGLKYPGPDRLPFDHQDIKVYIDNLFLEGKLTPVEAKGIEVDAGSWVRSGIATSGVDDDELRISRLFGLVEKELPTAEARYSDWTAFALKWAELSSLVHCGNSTEYQTRLREIGDALNTTFAAWLADHYSSLINLPPTNPAMLHHVPRRLARDIEDSGSSRAALIVVDGLALDQWVTIRQLLQKQDANLVMRESATFAWIPTLTSVSRQSIFSGKPPLYFPSSINSTNSEEKLWKQFWEGHGLSRLDVAYQRGLGDGDAAGVLDSAIHPGKTKVVGLVVDKVDKIMHGMQLGSAGMHNQIKQWCQGGFLAALVGQLLEYGYEVWLTADHGNIQCEGKGRPSEGVIAETRGERVRVYPTPELRSQVAGVFPFAHEWQPVGLPADYFPLVAGGRDAFVNPGDVIVGHGGVAIEEVIVPLVKFERRTR encoded by the coding sequence ATGAGTAGTTGGCGAGACGCCATCCTGAACGACTTTGTACCGAACGTCAGCAAGCTGACCCTAGTCGCCGATCCGGATTGCTTGTTGACCGAGGAGAAGCTGGCGCTCGAATTACGCGGGCGGGGCTTCGACCTGATCGAGTTCAGTGACCCGGTCGAATTCAGATACGCCTATGAGTCCAAGTACCGCTCGATCTGGGACCGGGGTGAGCACACAGACCTGGTGGTGGTCCTTCGCTTACAGAATGCGGAGCTGGAATCCTTGCCTTACGACCTACTCCAGGCGGGCCGCAAGCTTTCATTCAACTTGGGGGATCTCTTTCCCAACCTGAGCTATCCGGTCATTGAAAAGCTCGACAGGAGCTTGCTGGATTCGCTTTTTGAGGCCCAGCGCAAGTCACCGCCGGATCGCATGGGCGACAACGCCACCAAGGATTTCATTCTCCGTCATGTGTTCGGCATTGCGGCGGAACTAATTGGGGGCGAGGTGGAGCTGCTTCGCGCATTGCTGCGCCTGCACTATGGGAAGCTACAGATCCCGCTGATGCTGGCTGAGCGGCTTATCCAGGTTCTCAAAGGGCATGATGGATTCAAGGCTTGGCCGCTCTCTGAAATCGTTCCGGACGATGAGGCGTTCTTCGCCTTTTTGCAGGAACGCTGGCCGCTATTTCTTTCCAGGCTCGGCAGCGCTCATCAGGTACGGGAGGATTCGCCGGAATACGGCCTCAAGTATCCCGGCCCTGATCGCCTGCCGTTCGACCATCAGGACATCAAGGTCTACATCGACAACCTGTTCCTGGAGGGGAAACTCACCCCTGTCGAGGCCAAAGGCATTGAAGTGGATGCCGGGTCCTGGGTTCGAAGCGGCATCGCCACGTCCGGCGTGGACGATGACGAGCTACGGATCTCTCGCTTGTTTGGCCTTGTCGAGAAGGAACTGCCCACTGCTGAAGCGCGTTACTCGGACTGGACCGCCTTTGCATTGAAATGGGCCGAACTTTCTTCGCTGGTTCATTGTGGCAACAGCACCGAGTATCAGACCCGGCTCAGGGAAATCGGCGATGCACTGAACACGACCTTTGCCGCTTGGCTGGCCGACCACTACTCCAGTCTGATCAACTTGCCGCCGACCAATCCGGCCATGCTGCACCACGTGCCGCGCCGCCTGGCTCGGGATATCGAGGATTCGGGTAGTAGCCGTGCGGCGTTGATTGTGGTTGACGGCCTGGCCTTGGATCAGTGGGTAACCATTCGCCAGCTTCTGCAAAAGCAGGACGCCAATCTGGTCATGCGCGAATCCGCGACCTTCGCCTGGATTCCGACGCTGACCTCGGTATCGCGGCAATCGATCTTCTCGGGCAAGCCGCCGCTCTATTTCCCGTCATCCATCAACTCGACCAACAGCGAAGAGAAACTCTGGAAGCAGTTCTGGGAAGGCCATGGTCTGTCCCGGCTGGATGTCGCTTACCAGCGCGGCCTTGGCGACGGCGATGCTGCGGGCGTCCTCGACTCCGCAATCCACCCCGGGAAGACCAAGGTGGTGGGGCTGGTCGTGGACAAGGTCGACAAGATCATGCACGGCATGCAACTCGGCTCGGCCGGGATGCACAACCAGATCAAGCAGTGGTGCCAGGGTGGTTTTCTGGCTGCACTGGTCGGCCAACTGCTGGAATACGGCTATGAGGTCTGGCTGACGGCCGATCACGGCAACATCCAATGCGAAGGTAAAGGCCGCCCGTCTGAAGGTGTGATTGCCGAAACTCGCGGCGAGCGGGTTCGTGTCTATCCCACGCCGGAACTCCGCTCTCAGGTGGCTGGGGTCTTCCCGTTTGCCCACGAGTGGCAGCCGGTCGGGTTGCCCGCAGATTATTTCCCCCTGGTGGCCGGTGGCCGCGACGCATTCGTGAACCCGGGAGATGTCATCGTAGGTCACGGCGGTGTAGCCATCGAAGAAGTCATCGTGCCCCTTGTGAAGTTTGAAAGGAGGACACGGTGA
- a CDS encoding DEAD/DEAH box helicase — protein sequence MKSSSVGQEWQYSTVHNSACKVIEEQTLWGQTVCRVWLPNQDAVVRVPRSALRPLSADLQPEIEAGRIAYVAAAAKVAEVLEGSTSATEGHVLLAPMESNVIPLPHQIHALSRAISGDRVRYLLADEVGLGKTIEAGLVMRELKLRGLVRRTLVVSPKGIATQWVAEMQTHFNEQFQLVLGDDIGTLQRLAPNFDKSADHRSSAWVMFDQVIVSLDSVKPMDKRRGWTAERVAEYNRSRFEDLITAGWDLVIVDEGHRLGGSTDQVARYKLGKGLAEAAPYVLLLSATPHQGKTDAFHRLMNLLDDDAFPDMDSVSRDRVAPYVIRTEKRKAIDADGKPLFKPRRTQMAPVAWESRHQLQQLLYEAVTDYVREGYNQAMREKKRHIGFLMILMQRLVVSSTRAVRTTLERRLAALKDGEQQASLRLAELENGAEGSESPDDEIAELYDMDGQELLDELLKSHVSALQSEGSHVETLLEAAVRCEQAGPDAKAEALIEWIYKLQAEENEPDLKVLIFTEFVPTQQMLKEFLEARGISVVTLNGSMAMEERKQSQDAFRKSHRVLVSTDAGGEGLNLQFAHVIINYDIPWNPMRLEQRIGRVDRIGQPKTVRAINFVFEDSVEFRVREVLEQKLSVIFDEFGIDKTGDVLDSAQAGEMFEDVFASAILNPDGIETSVDHTVARLRDEIHQVREASAIYGISEEPDVQAAERLRSHPLPHWVERMTVGYLNSHGGAATRKRSWWDLNWPDGQEHRKAVFNAREADRLTDATLLNLENSRVRGLALNLPQIAAGQPLPCVSVSGLPASISGLWGLFEIRLQAGMHQKTQLLRIPMVRRGYVSVFLSEEGKLFLPTARHIWDALQTAETQVQATLGQDESIIAHERLQEAAEQAGQELFDALQQAHLASVAREEERGIVSFASRRKAIERVGLPEVRQFRLSRCDADESEWRHELQSARQIVPEIRPLLMLRIIKGGAQ from the coding sequence ATGAAATCTTCCAGTGTTGGTCAGGAGTGGCAATACAGCACCGTTCATAACAGCGCCTGCAAGGTCATCGAAGAACAGACCTTGTGGGGGCAGACGGTGTGCCGTGTCTGGTTGCCGAACCAGGACGCGGTGGTGCGCGTGCCCCGCTCCGCATTGCGGCCGCTGAGTGCCGACTTGCAGCCGGAGATCGAGGCTGGACGCATTGCCTATGTGGCCGCCGCAGCCAAGGTAGCCGAGGTGCTCGAAGGTTCCACCAGCGCCACCGAGGGCCATGTGCTGCTGGCTCCTATGGAGTCCAATGTCATTCCTCTGCCGCACCAGATCCACGCCTTGTCCCGGGCCATCTCCGGTGACCGCGTGCGCTACCTGCTGGCCGACGAGGTGGGTCTCGGCAAGACCATCGAGGCCGGGCTGGTCATGCGCGAGCTCAAACTGCGCGGACTGGTGCGTCGGACATTGGTCGTCTCGCCGAAGGGAATCGCTACCCAGTGGGTGGCGGAAATGCAGACCCACTTCAACGAGCAGTTCCAGCTCGTGCTGGGCGACGACATCGGCACATTGCAGCGTCTGGCTCCCAATTTTGATAAAAGCGCGGACCACCGGAGTTCAGCCTGGGTGATGTTCGATCAGGTCATCGTCTCCCTGGATTCGGTCAAACCCATGGACAAGCGGCGCGGCTGGACCGCCGAGCGCGTCGCCGAATACAACCGCAGCCGGTTCGAGGATCTGATTACCGCAGGTTGGGATCTGGTGATCGTGGACGAAGGGCACCGGTTGGGTGGCAGTACTGATCAAGTCGCCCGCTACAAGCTCGGCAAGGGGCTGGCGGAAGCCGCGCCCTATGTGTTGCTCCTTTCGGCGACTCCCCACCAAGGCAAGACCGATGCCTTCCATCGGCTGATGAACCTGCTGGATGACGATGCCTTTCCGGATATGGACAGCGTCTCCCGCGACCGGGTGGCTCCGTATGTCATCCGTACAGAGAAGCGCAAGGCCATCGATGCCGACGGCAAGCCGCTCTTCAAACCCCGGCGGACGCAGATGGCCCCGGTGGCCTGGGAGAGCCGTCACCAACTGCAGCAGCTTCTTTACGAGGCGGTGACCGACTATGTGCGCGAGGGCTACAACCAGGCTATGCGCGAGAAGAAGCGCCATATCGGCTTTCTGATGATCCTGATGCAGCGCCTGGTGGTTTCCAGCACCCGGGCGGTCCGCACCACGCTGGAGCGTCGGCTTGCGGCACTCAAGGATGGTGAGCAACAAGCCAGCCTGCGTCTGGCGGAACTGGAAAACGGCGCGGAGGGATCGGAAAGCCCAGACGATGAAATAGCCGAGCTCTATGACATGGACGGCCAGGAGCTGCTCGATGAGCTGCTGAAATCCCACGTGTCGGCTCTGCAGAGCGAAGGCAGCCATGTTGAGACCCTGCTCGAAGCGGCGGTCCGCTGTGAACAGGCGGGTCCGGATGCCAAGGCCGAGGCGCTGATTGAATGGATTTACAAGCTGCAAGCCGAGGAAAACGAACCGGATCTGAAGGTGCTGATCTTCACCGAGTTCGTGCCGACCCAGCAGATGCTGAAGGAGTTTCTGGAAGCCCGGGGAATCTCGGTGGTCACCCTGAACGGCTCCATGGCCATGGAGGAACGCAAGCAGTCCCAGGACGCCTTCCGCAAATCCCACCGCGTGCTGGTTTCCACCGACGCGGGTGGTGAGGGCCTGAACCTGCAGTTCGCCCACGTCATTATCAACTACGACATCCCCTGGAACCCGATGCGGCTGGAACAGCGGATCGGCCGTGTGGACCGTATCGGGCAGCCCAAGACGGTGCGGGCAATCAACTTTGTGTTTGAGGACTCGGTCGAGTTCCGCGTCCGCGAAGTGTTGGAGCAGAAGCTCTCGGTAATCTTCGACGAGTTCGGCATCGACAAGACCGGCGACGTGCTCGACTCCGCCCAGGCCGGTGAGATGTTCGAGGATGTGTTCGCCTCGGCCATTCTTAATCCTGACGGCATCGAAACCTCCGTCGATCACACGGTGGCCCGGCTTCGCGATGAGATTCATCAGGTGCGCGAGGCCTCCGCAATCTATGGCATTTCAGAAGAACCGGATGTGCAGGCTGCTGAGCGTCTGCGTTCCCATCCGCTGCCCCATTGGGTGGAGCGGATGACGGTGGGCTATCTCAATTCTCACGGCGGCGCGGCCACCCGCAAGCGCTCCTGGTGGGATCTGAATTGGCCGGACGGCCAGGAACACCGCAAGGCCGTGTTCAATGCCCGGGAAGCGGATCGTCTGACCGACGCAACCCTGCTCAATCTTGAAAACAGCCGTGTTCGTGGGCTGGCCCTGAACCTGCCGCAGATCGCGGCTGGCCAGCCATTGCCCTGCGTAAGCGTGAGCGGATTGCCAGCCAGCATCTCCGGGCTCTGGGGGCTCTTTGAAATCCGCCTTCAGGCCGGGATGCACCAGAAGACACAACTCCTGCGCATCCCCATGGTGCGGCGGGGATATGTCAGTGTGTTCCTGAGCGAGGAAGGCAAACTGTTTCTGCCCACGGCCCGGCATATCTGGGATGCGCTGCAGACAGCGGAAACCCAGGTGCAGGCCACCCTCGGCCAGGACGAATCCATCATCGCCCATGAGCGGTTGCAGGAAGCGGCAGAGCAAGCCGGACAGGAGCTGTTCGACGCCCTGCAGCAGGCGCATCTCGCCTCTGTGGCTCGCGAGGAGGAACGCGGCATCGTCTCCTTTGCCTCGCGCCGCAAGGCCATTGAGCGGGTTGGATTGCCGGAGGTGCGGCAATTCAGGCTCTCCCGTTGCGATGCGGACGAATCCGAGTGGCGGCATGAACTTCAATCAGCAAGGCAGATCGTGCCGGAAATCCGGCCGCTGCTGATGCTGCGGATCATCAAGGGAGGCGCTCAATGA
- a CDS encoding RNA ligase family protein yields the protein MKDDFFKFPSTPHLATLAGVDIRGDKVLSESERDEFLQHDLMVEEKVDGANLGISFDSEGNIRAQNRGAYLHLPGSGQWKKLGDWLTPRTDTLFEHLSDHFILFGEWCYAQHSVFYDRLPDWFLGFDVYDKRFGRFLSSKRRDDLFTKMGVAQVPVLARGHFAYPEVQKFLSTSKLSDQPAEGIYLRFDQDDWLAQRAKLVRPAFIQAVEQHWSRSAIRPNRLRLEVQG from the coding sequence GTGAAAGACGATTTTTTCAAATTCCCCTCCACGCCACATCTGGCAACGCTGGCTGGCGTTGATATCCGGGGTGACAAGGTGCTGTCGGAATCGGAGCGTGATGAATTCCTGCAGCACGACCTTATGGTTGAGGAAAAGGTAGATGGCGCGAATCTGGGAATCTCTTTTGATTCGGAAGGAAATATTCGAGCACAGAACAGGGGCGCATACCTGCATTTACCTGGATCTGGTCAATGGAAAAAACTTGGCGACTGGTTGACGCCACGGACCGATACGCTGTTTGAGCATCTTTCCGACCATTTCATACTCTTCGGGGAATGGTGTTATGCCCAGCACTCGGTTTTTTATGACCGTTTGCCGGATTGGTTCCTTGGTTTCGATGTTTATGACAAACGATTTGGCCGATTTCTATCTTCAAAACGCCGGGATGATCTCTTTACGAAAATGGGCGTTGCTCAAGTTCCTGTCCTCGCACGCGGACACTTCGCATACCCGGAAGTGCAAAAATTCCTATCGACATCAAAACTCAGCGATCAGCCTGCGGAAGGCATCTATCTCCGATTTGACCAAGACGACTGGCTGGCGCAACGGGCCAAACTGGTTCGTCCGGCATTTATCCAGGCTGTGGAGCAGCACTGGTCACGCTCCGCCATCAGACCAAACCGGTTGAGACTGGAGGTTCAAGGATGA
- a CDS encoding AAA family ATPase translates to MLKQLRIQNFKGWKDTGTIRLAPISLFFGANSSGKSSIGQFLMMLKQTVESPDRKAVFYPGGKNSAVQLGSYQEMVFHRDPANKIAFDYRWSLTEDLKFKDPLSGQIFSGDELDFSAEVELSDSMKNLLQVAEFKYRLLNKDTQSLSIDLSRKSDKREYAASAEQYSLVRKKMRAWALKDVVRFYGFPDEVVAYYQNADFVQDLNLAHEKLFNSIFYLGPLRTKAERLYTWGGITPESVGFAGENTVAAILAARDRKISLGYRKHEKPLEEIIALKLKEMSLIEDFRVNPISEQRQEYEVKVRTKGSKDWVDLPDVGFGISQVLPVLVQCFYAPAGSIILMEQPEIHLHPNAQSALADVMIDVINSRENGADRNIQIVIETHSEHFLRRLQRRIAEDSVPQEKVSAYFANISKTPATLEPLQIDIFGNIQNWPENFFGDEMGDITEQAKAAMKKRMQQSTEKPEASK, encoded by the coding sequence ATGCTAAAGCAATTACGAATACAGAACTTCAAAGGCTGGAAGGATACCGGCACCATTCGTCTGGCTCCCATTTCACTGTTCTTCGGTGCCAACAGTTCCGGTAAGTCCAGCATCGGGCAGTTTCTGATGATGCTGAAACAGACCGTTGAATCACCGGATCGGAAAGCCGTGTTTTACCCGGGCGGAAAAAACTCCGCCGTTCAGCTTGGTTCCTATCAGGAAATGGTTTTCCATCGTGATCCGGCAAACAAAATTGCTTTCGACTACAGATGGTCATTGACGGAGGACTTGAAGTTTAAAGACCCCCTGTCAGGCCAGATTTTTTCTGGCGATGAATTGGATTTTAGTGCCGAGGTCGAATTAAGCGACTCAATGAAGAATTTGCTCCAGGTCGCGGAATTCAAATACCGTCTTCTCAACAAAGATACGCAGTCTCTTTCCATTGATCTTTCACGAAAATCCGACAAACGTGAATATGCTGCATCGGCAGAGCAATACTCTCTTGTCAGAAAGAAAATGCGTGCTTGGGCACTCAAAGATGTTGTTCGATTTTATGGTTTTCCTGACGAGGTGGTCGCCTATTATCAAAATGCCGATTTCGTTCAGGATCTCAATCTTGCGCATGAAAAACTGTTCAACTCAATCTTCTACCTGGGACCACTTAGAACGAAGGCGGAAAGGCTTTATACATGGGGTGGCATCACTCCTGAAAGCGTTGGCTTTGCAGGCGAAAACACCGTAGCAGCTATTCTGGCAGCAAGAGACCGGAAAATTAGTTTAGGCTACAGGAAACACGAAAAACCGCTTGAGGAAATTATTGCTCTCAAGCTCAAGGAAATGAGCCTGATCGAAGATTTCAGGGTCAATCCTATATCCGAACAGCGGCAGGAATACGAGGTGAAGGTTCGCACCAAGGGGTCAAAGGACTGGGTGGATCTCCCGGATGTCGGATTCGGTATTTCGCAGGTCCTGCCGGTTCTGGTGCAGTGCTTCTATGCGCCTGCCGGGTCGATCATTCTTATGGAGCAACCGGAAATTCACCTGCATCCGAACGCGCAGTCAGCGTTGGCCGATGTGATGATTGACGTGATCAATTCCAGAGAAAATGGGGCTGATAGAAACATTCAAATAGTCATTGAAACCCATTCTGAACATTTCCTGCGCCGTTTGCAGCGGCGAATCGCCGAAGATTCTGTTCCACAGGAAAAAGTGTCGGCCTATTTCGCCAATATCTCCAAGACCCCCGCTACGCTTGAACCTCTTCAAATTGACATATTCGGCAACATCCAGAACTGGCCGGAAAATTTCTTCGGTGATGAAATGGGTGACATCACCGAACAAGCCAAAGCGGCCATGAAAAAACGGATGCAACAGAGCACGGAAAAGCCGGAGGCATCCAAATGA
- a CDS encoding DNA methyltransferase: protein MKETSLFDSLLEEPQKPSGPVTCLGMTFENDEARRAHFTEELRKKLQDPEFRKIEGFPIGSDEDILNLSDPPYYTACPNPWIADFIAEWEAQKPEQPEGNHYHREPFASDVSEGKYDPIYRMHPYHTKVPHKAIMRYILHYTQPGDIVFDGFCGTGMTGIAARLCGDRGEILNLGYQVKPDGTILREEMDEDGKKVWKPFSKIGRRKSVLNDLSPAATFISYAYNSPSDEFNLKKELNRLVDVVEKKCEWMFETTHSNGMKGKINSVIWSDVFVCPECAKEVVFWDAAVDVENGQVLDTFACPNCASKLTKRNLERCWTTFFDPLLNDSVTQAKQVPVRISYIYDSKKFEKKPDSDDFDLLAKIEQKGAGSHIGYSEIPEGDKTGEPLRMGFTHVHHLYTVRNYNTLLEFRALASESKFLIPLSIVASKITKQYRLTYQSGTWGAGGGPQSGTLYIPSLIKELNIIRMLRDAIEKVVFCHEDSFYCLSTQSSTTLQIPDNSIDYIFIDPPFGSNLNYSELNILWESWLKTQTNNKEEAIENKTQKKGSDEYRALMTNCFKEAYNALAPGRWMTVEFSNTKASVWNNIQTSIAEAGFVIANVSALDKKKGSFNAETNPTSVKQDLVISAYKPNGGFEERFQKEAQTEEGVWDFVRTHLKYLPVTKQQGALLQFVPERDPRILFDQMVAYYVRKGYPVPISSQEFQIGLSQRFIERDGMFFLSDQVAEYDRKKMTSGELKQMAMFVSDEASAIQWLRQLIKEKPQTFSDINPQFMQQLGGWSKNEAQLDLRELLNQNFLCYDGKGPVPEQIHAYLSTNWKELRNLPKDDPALVTKARDRWYVPDPNKAGDLEKLREKALLKEFEEYKEVKKKLKVFRLEAVRAGFKKAWQERDYAVIVAVADKIPNNVLEEDPKLLMWYDQAVTRMGGE from the coding sequence ATGAAAGAAACCAGTTTGTTCGACTCGCTGCTTGAAGAGCCGCAGAAGCCCTCCGGCCCGGTGACTTGCCTCGGCATGACCTTCGAGAACGATGAGGCCCGCCGCGCCCACTTTACCGAGGAGCTGCGCAAAAAACTGCAGGACCCGGAGTTTCGCAAGATCGAAGGCTTTCCCATCGGCAGCGACGAAGACATCCTGAACCTGAGTGATCCGCCGTATTACACCGCCTGTCCGAACCCGTGGATCGCCGACTTCATCGCCGAATGGGAGGCGCAGAAGCCAGAGCAGCCCGAGGGCAATCACTACCACCGTGAACCCTTTGCCTCTGATGTAAGCGAGGGCAAGTACGACCCTATTTACAGGATGCACCCATATCACACCAAAGTGCCTCATAAGGCCATCATGCGTTACATCCTCCATTACACACAGCCGGGTGATATCGTTTTTGATGGTTTCTGTGGAACGGGAATGACGGGAATAGCCGCAAGATTGTGTGGTGACCGAGGAGAAATACTAAACCTCGGCTATCAGGTAAAGCCTGATGGAACCATTTTACGAGAAGAGATGGATGAGGATGGGAAGAAGGTTTGGAAACCATTTTCTAAGATAGGGCGCAGAAAGTCAGTCCTAAATGATTTGTCTCCTGCTGCGACATTTATCTCCTACGCATATAACAGCCCTTCCGATGAGTTTAATTTAAAAAAAGAACTCAATCGGTTAGTTGATGTTGTCGAGAAAAAGTGTGAATGGATGTTTGAAACCACTCATTCCAATGGAATGAAGGGGAAAATTAATTCTGTTATCTGGTCGGACGTATTTGTTTGTCCAGAATGTGCGAAAGAAGTTGTGTTTTGGGATGCGGCTGTCGATGTTGAAAACGGCCAGGTTCTCGACACCTTTGCCTGTCCAAATTGCGCATCAAAGCTCACTAAAAGAAATCTTGAACGTTGCTGGACAACCTTTTTTGATCCGTTGCTAAACGATTCCGTCACTCAGGCTAAGCAAGTTCCTGTTAGGATTAGTTACATATACGATAGTAAGAAGTTTGAAAAGAAACCAGATTCAGACGATTTTGACCTTTTGGCAAAAATCGAACAAAAAGGAGCAGGAAGCCATATAGGTTACAGCGAGATCCCAGAAGGTGATAAGACAGGGGAACCGCTTAGAATGGGTTTCACTCATGTTCACCATCTTTACACTGTAAGAAATTACAATACACTTTTGGAGTTCAGAGCCTTAGCAAGCGAAAGCAAGTTCTTAATTCCTCTTTCTATTGTTGCGTCAAAAATTACCAAACAATACAGATTAACGTATCAATCTGGAACTTGGGGGGCTGGAGGTGGGCCACAAAGCGGAACCCTCTACATCCCATCTCTTATTAAAGAGCTTAATATCATTAGGATGCTGCGTGATGCGATTGAAAAAGTAGTGTTTTGCCATGAGGATTCTTTTTATTGTTTGTCAACTCAGTCCTCAACCACACTCCAAATACCCGACAACTCAATAGATTACATTTTTATAGACCCACCATTCGGTTCAAACCTTAATTACTCAGAGTTAAATATTTTATGGGAATCCTGGCTTAAAACTCAAACCAATAACAAAGAAGAAGCAATTGAGAATAAAACGCAAAAAAAAGGTTCTGATGAATATAGAGCGCTAATGACCAATTGCTTTAAAGAGGCTTATAACGCGCTTGCGCCTGGCAGATGGATGACTGTTGAGTTCTCAAATACTAAGGCATCTGTGTGGAACAATATTCAGACATCCATTGCCGAAGCTGGATTTGTTATAGCGAACGTATCGGCATTAGATAAGAAAAAAGGCAGTTTCAATGCCGAGACAAACCCAACTTCTGTCAAACAAGACCTTGTTATCTCAGCCTACAAACCCAACGGCGGTTTTGAAGAGCGCTTTCAGAAAGAGGCGCAAACCGAAGAAGGTGTTTGGGATTTTGTCCGCACGCACTTGAAGTATCTGCCAGTCACGAAGCAACAAGGAGCCTTGCTGCAATTCGTCCCGGAACGTGATCCGCGCATCCTGTTCGACCAAATGGTGGCCTACTACGTCCGCAAAGGCTACCCTGTCCCAATTTCAAGCCAGGAATTCCAGATCGGGCTTTCGCAGCGTTTCATCGAGCGCGATGGCATGTTTTTCCTGTCGGATCAGGTGGCCGAATACGACCGCAAGAAGATGACCTCGGGCGAACTCAAGCAGATGGCCATGTTCGTCTCCGACGAGGCCTCCGCCATCCAGTGGCTCCGCCAGCTCATCAAGGAAAAGCCGCAGACCTTCTCCGACATCAATCCGCAGTTCATGCAGCAGCTTGGCGGCTGGAGCAAGAACGAGGCCCAGCTCGACCTGCGCGAACTGCTAAACCAGAACTTCCTCTGCTACGACGGCAAAGGCCCGGTGCCCGAGCAGATCCACGCCTACCTTTCTACCAACTGGAAAGAGCTGCGCAACCTGCCCAAGGATGACCCGGCGCTGGTGACCAAAGCCCGTGACCGTTGGTATGTGCCCGATCCCAACAAGGCGGGCGACCTGGAGAAGCTGCGCGAGAAAGCGCTGCTCAAGGAGTTCGAGGAATACAAAGAGGTCAAGAAAAAGCTCAAGGTCTTCCGCCTGGAAGCTGTCCGCGCCGGATTCAAGAAAGCCTGGCAGGAACGCGACTACGCCGTCATCGTCGCCGTGGCCGATAAGATCCCCAACAACGTCCTTGAAGAAGATCCCAAGCTGCTCATGTGGTACGACCAGGCAGTAACACGAATGGGAGGGGAATGA